In Desulfosoma caldarium, the following are encoded in one genomic region:
- a CDS encoding AMP-dependent synthetase/ligase, giving the protein MKAYSHLFRERAERSGEKRALLYRQDGQWQEMTWASFEDAIRRTARSLIALGVKAQDRVAIWSHNQPRWTVADMGCQYVRAVSVPIYPTNTAQQAAYILKDSEAKVVFVGSRDQLTRALQVMEDLPHIKAVVSLDDGEDQGAWNKVMTFDAFLALGEGLHDEEVSRRLSEASPEDLLTLIYTSGTTGDPKGVMLAQSNVLYQMTSHEERILPCGESDLSLCFLPLSHVFERTWTYYVFHKGMTNAYLDDPKLVVEAMGQVRPTVMCTVPRLLEKIYGAVQEKVEAAPPVRRRLFRWALGVGDHVFQRQKDGLGIPVGLRLQHRVADAMVLSKLKAIFGGQVRFMPCAGAPLSAEIERFFCGVGVIIVCGYGLTETTATVTCHEPKGFSFGTVGRPLPGQQVRIDPRTREILVRGPNVMKGYYNKPKETAAVFTEDGYFRTGDAGVFDAYGELVITDRLKDLFKTSGGKYIAPQMIETLVGADPAVEQIAVVGEGRKCVTALVVPSFENLKGFLAEQGLQGLSREELVKHPAMIGFFRQKIDDLTQSLAPHEKIVRFALIPKEFSLEDGEMTPTLKLKRKIILKRYAPVIEEMYREIDRARKNG; this is encoded by the coding sequence GTGAAAGCCTATTCTCATCTTTTTCGGGAGCGAGCGGAAAGGAGCGGCGAAAAAAGAGCCCTTCTGTATCGTCAAGACGGACAGTGGCAGGAAATGACCTGGGCCTCCTTTGAGGATGCGATTCGAAGGACCGCACGAAGCCTCATCGCCCTGGGCGTAAAGGCCCAAGATCGAGTGGCCATATGGAGTCACAATCAGCCTCGATGGACCGTGGCGGACATGGGGTGTCAGTACGTTCGAGCGGTTTCCGTGCCCATCTATCCCACCAACACAGCCCAACAGGCCGCCTACATTCTCAAAGACTCTGAGGCTAAGGTAGTCTTTGTGGGTTCTCGGGATCAGCTCACCCGAGCCCTGCAGGTGATGGAAGATCTACCGCACATCAAGGCCGTGGTGAGCCTGGACGATGGGGAGGACCAGGGAGCCTGGAATAAGGTCATGACCTTTGACGCATTTCTGGCTTTGGGAGAAGGCCTCCACGACGAGGAGGTGTCTCGGCGGCTGAGCGAAGCCAGTCCGGAAGATCTTCTCACGCTCATCTACACGTCCGGCACCACCGGCGACCCCAAGGGGGTCATGCTCGCCCAATCCAATGTGCTCTATCAGATGACGTCCCACGAAGAGCGCATCTTGCCGTGCGGCGAATCGGACTTGTCCCTGTGTTTCCTTCCTTTGTCCCACGTCTTTGAAAGGACGTGGACCTACTACGTTTTTCACAAGGGCATGACCAACGCCTACCTGGACGATCCCAAGCTCGTGGTGGAAGCCATGGGGCAGGTGCGCCCTACGGTCATGTGCACGGTTCCAAGACTTCTCGAAAAGATTTACGGGGCCGTGCAGGAAAAGGTCGAGGCGGCGCCTCCTGTGCGCCGTCGCTTGTTCCGATGGGCTCTTGGCGTAGGCGACCATGTGTTTCAGCGCCAAAAGGACGGCCTGGGCATTCCCGTGGGGTTGCGTCTTCAGCATCGCGTGGCCGACGCCATGGTCCTTTCCAAGCTCAAGGCCATTTTCGGGGGGCAAGTCCGCTTCATGCCCTGCGCCGGGGCGCCCCTTTCGGCGGAAATCGAACGCTTTTTCTGCGGTGTCGGCGTGATCATTGTGTGCGGCTATGGCCTGACGGAAACCACGGCCACGGTCACGTGCCATGAACCCAAAGGGTTTTCCTTTGGCACCGTGGGCAGACCGCTCCCTGGCCAGCAGGTGCGCATCGATCCCCGGACCAGGGAGATTCTCGTCCGAGGTCCCAATGTGATGAAGGGCTATTACAACAAGCCCAAAGAGACGGCCGCCGTTTTCACCGAAGACGGCTATTTTCGCACCGGGGATGCCGGAGTCTTTGATGCCTATGGGGAGCTGGTCATCACCGATCGTCTTAAGGATCTTTTCAAGACATCCGGCGGCAAGTACATCGCGCCTCAGATGATTGAAACCCTGGTGGGCGCGGATCCGGCCGTGGAACAGATCGCCGTGGTGGGCGAAGGCCGAAAGTGCGTGACGGCCCTGGTGGTGCCCAGTTTCGAAAACCTCAAGGGTTTCCTGGCGGAACAAGGCCTTCAAGGGCTTTCCCGAGAAGAACTGGTGAAACACCCGGCCATGATCGGCTTTTTCCGGCAGAAAATCGACGATCTGACGCAAAGCTTGGCCCCCCACGAAAAGATTGTTCGCTTTGCCCTCATCCCCAAAGAGTTTTCCCTGGAAGACGGCGAGATGACGCCCACCCTGAAACTCAAACGAAAGATCATTCTGAAACGCTATGCCCCGGTGATCGAGGAGATGTATCGAGAGATCGACCGAGCGAGAAAAAACGGATAA
- a CDS encoding CBS domain-containing protein: MYVGWHMKTNLVTVSPDTPVLKAREIMNTKKISHLPVTDGKARLLGIVTDRDLKEAWASPASTLSVYELTYVLQKLKVEAIMTKKVLTATPDMTIERAASILHAHRIGALPVIQNDKVVGIITSTDLMEVLLQALGMSEDSGRMFIIAKDRIGILAEVGRAMQEAGINIRSVMTLPLKGFEDFWQLIVRVNQASLEKAAQILGDRGFKVITKYVEDLTPYLP; this comes from the coding sequence ATGTACGTGGGTTGGCACATGAAAACAAATCTGGTGACCGTTTCTCCGGACACACCCGTGCTCAAAGCGCGCGAAATCATGAATACCAAGAAGATCTCGCACCTGCCGGTCACTGATGGAAAGGCTCGTCTTTTAGGCATTGTCACGGACCGCGACCTCAAGGAAGCCTGGGCGTCCCCGGCAAGCACCCTGAGTGTCTATGAACTGACCTATGTGCTGCAGAAGCTCAAAGTCGAAGCCATCATGACCAAAAAGGTCCTGACGGCTACTCCCGACATGACCATCGAACGGGCGGCGAGCATTCTTCATGCACATCGTATCGGCGCGCTGCCCGTCATTCAAAACGACAAAGTGGTGGGCATTATCACGTCCACGGATCTCATGGAAGTGCTGTTGCAGGCTTTGGGCATGAGCGAAGACAGCGGCCGCATGTTTATCATTGCAAAGGACCGCATCGGCATTCTTGCGGAAGTGGGACGCGCCATGCAAGAGGCCGGCATCAACATTCGCAGCGTCATGACATTGCCTCTCAAAGGCTTCGAGGACTTCTGGCAACTGATTGTGAGAGTCAATCAGGCATCTCTGGAAAAGGCAGCGCAGATTCTTGGTGATCGTGGATTCAAGGTCATCACGAAATACGTGGAAGACTTGACGCCCTATTTACCGTAA